One Rhododendron vialii isolate Sample 1 chromosome 2a, ASM3025357v1 genomic region harbors:
- the LOC131316462 gene encoding uncharacterized protein LOC131316462 isoform X2 produces the protein MEKNAFGVFDKASASMVFLSHTSGAGPGLMNAATNGALQVEKPVGRFKIGMGIPSMITRSFDGKQVAIEGSWDDWRTRDFLQKSGKDFTINEGAPIRCSP, from the exons ATGGAAAAGAACGCATTTGGTGTCTTTGATAAAGCCTCAGCTTCCATGGTGTTTCTGTCGCATACAAGTG GGGCTGGTCCAGGTCTCATGAATGCTGCTACCAATGGTGCTCTACAAGTAGAAAAGCCAGTTGGCAGATTTAAGATAG GGATGGGGATACCCTCGATGATCACAAGGAGTTTTGATGGAAAGCAAGTAGCCATTGAGGGATCATGGGATGACTGGAGGACAAG AGATTTCCTACAAAAATCAGGCAAGGACTTCACGATTAATGAAGGTGCTCCCATCAGGTGTTCACCATAA
- the LOC131316462 gene encoding uncharacterized protein LOC131316462 isoform X1, whose amino-acid sequence MTGGQEISYKNQARTSRLMKVLPSGVHHNQFIVDGQWRYSPELPHERDELGNIFHVLDLQVNLIMINYSLDGTTRYQLLSIRRGVNCTCSLRFERGLQNQLVERASSLGIFFMPYRYTYTDQIWACHCWIRTV is encoded by the exons ATGACTGGAGGACAAG AGATTTCCTACAAAAATCAGGCAAGGACTTCACGATTAATGAAGGTGCTCCCATCAGGTGTTCACCATAATCAGTTTATCGTTGATGGACAATGGAGGTACTCTCCGGAGTTGCCACATGAGCGTGATGAGTTGGGGAATATCTTTCATGTTCTCGATCTACAG GTGAATTTGATTATGATTAATTATTCCTTGGATGGGACGACAAGATATCAACTGCTATCAATCAGGAGAGGTGTCAATTGCACTTGTTCTCTAAGGTTTGAAAGAGGGCTGCAAAATCAATTGGTTGAGAGGGCGAGTTCTCTTGGGATTTTTTTCATGCCTTACAGGTATACATATACCGACCAGATCTGGGCATGTCATTGCTGGATTCGTACTGTGTGA
- the LOC131316459 gene encoding ethylene-responsive transcription factor SHINE 2-like produces MVQPTKFRGVRQRQWGSWVSEIRHPLLKRRIWLGTFETAEAAAKAYDQAAILMNGQTAKTNFPPSKDLGDKKPIEESPSPTMSDILTAKLKKCCKGPSPSLTCLRLDPDNSHIGVWQKRAGPSSGSSWVMRFQLGKREKKTEERLDGVSSPDSSSVRSQVESGGGGVDEENRVAMQMIEELLSWNYPIMPSSSPPNGIEGGNNSYPF; encoded by the exons atggtgcaaccAACTAAGTTCAGAGGTGTCAGGCAACGCCAGTGGGGTTCTTGGGTCTCCGAAATCCGCCACCCATTACT gAAGAGGAGGATTTGGCTAGGCACATTTGAGACGGCTGAGGCAGCTGCAAAGGCATATGACCAAGCAGCCATATTGATGAATGGACAAACTGCCAAAACAAATTTCCCACCAAGCAAGGACTTAGGTGACAAAAAGCCCATCGAAGAAAGCCCAAGCCCAACAATGTCAGATATCCTCACTGCAAAGCTTAAAAAATGCTGCAAGGGCCCATCCCCTTCCCTTACTTGCTTGAGGCTTGACCCAGACAATTCACACATCGGAGTCTGGCAGAAGCGGGCCGGGCCGAGTTCGGGCTCGAGCTGGGTCATGAGGTTCCAGTTGgggaagagagaaaagaagactGAAGAAAGACTGGATGGCGTGTCGTCCCCGGACTCGTCATCGGTGAGATCTCAAGtggagagtggtggtggtggtgttgatgAAGAGAATAGAGTTGCCATGCAAATGATTGAAGAACTCCTTAGTTGGAATTATCCAATAATGCCTTCTTCTTCACCACCAAATGGAATTGAGGGAGGAAATAATTCCTACCCCTTTTAG
- the LOC131316461 gene encoding uncharacterized protein LOC131316461 isoform X1, with amino-acid sequence MQLCRSVPSWICRIFACMGGCLGCCTKPPLIIAVDEPSKGLRIRGQAVKKPSISEDFWSTSTCEMDNSAVQSQRSVSSMSTSNLPLDPYSNVGSTSNPTEFVNHGLLLWNQTRQQWTGNKKPLTSTQVREPKLSSNATYESLLGTNKAFRQPIPLPEMVDFLVDVWEQEGLYD; translated from the exons ATGCAACTCTGCCGTTCAGTTCCGTCTTGGATCTGCCGTATCTTCGCATGCATGGG AGGTTGTCTTGGATGTTGTACTAAGCCCCCACTGATAATTGCTGTGGATGAGCCATCTAAGGGACTGAGAATTCGAGGCCAAGCAGTCAAGAAACCAAGCATTTCAGAGGATTTTTGGAGCACCAGCACTTGTGAGATGGACAATAGTGCGGTTCAGTCCCAAAGAAGTGTCTCATCAATGAGCACATCTAATCTCCCCCTAGATCCCTACAGCAATGTTGGAAGCACTAGTAACCCTACTGAATTTGTAAATCACG GTCTTCTTCTTTGGAATCAAACAAGGCAGCAATGGACTGGAAATAAGAAGCCTCTGACCAGCACACAAGTCCGGGAACCCAAATTAAG TTCAAATGCAACTTACGAGAGTTTACTGGGGACCAATAAAGCTTTTCGCCAGCCCATCCCTCTCCCG GAAATGGTAGACTTCCTTGTTGATGTCTGGGAACAAGAGGGATTGTATGATTGA
- the LOC131316461 gene encoding uncharacterized protein LOC131316461 isoform X2 produces the protein MHGSRGCLGCCTKPPLIIAVDEPSKGLRIRGQAVKKPSISEDFWSTSTCEMDNSAVQSQRSVSSMSTSNLPLDPYSNVGSTSNPTEFVNHGLLLWNQTRQQWTGNKKPLTSTQVREPKLSSNATYESLLGTNKAFRQPIPLPEMVDFLVDVWEQEGLYD, from the exons ATGCATGGG AGCAGAGGTTGTCTTGGATGTTGTACTAAGCCCCCACTGATAATTGCTGTGGATGAGCCATCTAAGGGACTGAGAATTCGAGGCCAAGCAGTCAAGAAACCAAGCATTTCAGAGGATTTTTGGAGCACCAGCACTTGTGAGATGGACAATAGTGCGGTTCAGTCCCAAAGAAGTGTCTCATCAATGAGCACATCTAATCTCCCCCTAGATCCCTACAGCAATGTTGGAAGCACTAGTAACCCTACTGAATTTGTAAATCACG GTCTTCTTCTTTGGAATCAAACAAGGCAGCAATGGACTGGAAATAAGAAGCCTCTGACCAGCACACAAGTCCGGGAACCCAAATTAAG TTCAAATGCAACTTACGAGAGTTTACTGGGGACCAATAAAGCTTTTCGCCAGCCCATCCCTCTCCCG GAAATGGTAGACTTCCTTGTTGATGTCTGGGAACAAGAGGGATTGTATGATTGA